One region of Oxalobacteraceae bacterium OTU3CAMAD1 genomic DNA includes:
- a CDS encoding DUF892 family protein — MSNSANENLVDWLRDAHGMEQQAESMLEAQASRLEHYPALRERIVQHIEETRWQREQLEACLSRLGSSPSIIKDMGGKMMAFGQAVGGMFASDEVVKGAMAGYIFENMEIASYTALIAAAGVAGDTQTQAVCEAILKQEQAMAAWLLQNLPSTTTAFLVRDATPGVEAKV; from the coding sequence ATGAGCAATTCCGCAAACGAAAACCTGGTTGACTGGCTGCGCGACGCGCACGGAATGGAACAACAAGCAGAATCCATGCTGGAGGCCCAGGCCTCGCGGTTGGAACACTATCCGGCGCTGCGCGAGCGTATCGTCCAGCATATCGAGGAAACCCGCTGGCAGCGCGAGCAGCTCGAGGCCTGCCTGTCGCGGCTGGGCAGCAGCCCGTCCATTATCAAGGACATGGGCGGCAAGATGATGGCCTTCGGCCAGGCCGTCGGCGGCATGTTCGCCAGCGACGAGGTGGTCAAGGGCGCGATGGCCGGCTACATCTTCGAGAACATGGAGATCGCCAGCTACACGGCGCTGATCGCCGCCGCCGGCGTCGCCGGCGACACCCAAACCCAGGCCGTGTGCGAAGCCATCCTCAAGCAGGAGCAGGCGATGGCCGCCTGGCTGCTGCAAAACCTGCCGTCGACGACCACCGCCTTCCTGGTGCGCGACGCCACGCCGGGCGTCGAAGCCAAGGTCTAA
- a CDS encoding class I SAM-dependent methyltransferase: protein MTLPAAVVGDELMALATLLRKRGYHFTTVTPATHGRVLNRAAAPSAPGLRDVFGWSKPFTADQMDPAILAQMQKAGVLRDDAGVLRSAVRASTIGPQLYFHSAYPTGDADAVFLGPDTYRFVRAAGQALDQLISSTGNPGNPGARVRRAADIGCGAGPGAIMLARRFPEAEVYAVDINRRALALAEVNSRLAGASNVACVHSDMLSALDGEFDLIIANPPYLLDPDQRAYRHGGGELGAGLSLRIVEAAIARLAPGGTLLLYTGVAIDNGEDPFLRQAGILLEAARLSWKYEEIDPDVFGEELDTPAYAGVDRIAAVMLLARKGDA from the coding sequence ATGACGTTGCCGGCCGCCGTAGTCGGCGACGAACTGATGGCGCTGGCCACGCTGCTGCGCAAGCGCGGATACCACTTCACCACTGTCACGCCGGCCACCCACGGCCGTGTATTGAATCGAGCGGCCGCGCCGAGCGCCCCGGGCTTGCGCGACGTGTTCGGCTGGAGCAAACCCTTTACCGCCGACCAGATGGACCCGGCGATCCTGGCGCAGATGCAGAAAGCCGGGGTGCTGCGCGACGACGCCGGCGTGCTGCGCAGCGCCGTGCGCGCCTCGACCATCGGCCCGCAGCTGTACTTCCATTCGGCCTATCCGACCGGCGACGCCGACGCGGTGTTTCTGGGACCGGACACGTACCGCTTCGTGCGCGCGGCCGGGCAGGCGCTTGACCAGTTAATAAGCAGCACCGGCAACCCCGGCAACCCCGGCGCCCGCGTGCGGCGCGCGGCCGACATCGGCTGCGGCGCCGGGCCGGGCGCCATCATGCTGGCCAGGCGCTTCCCCGAGGCGGAGGTTTACGCGGTCGACATCAACCGGCGGGCGCTGGCGCTGGCCGAGGTCAACAGCCGGCTGGCCGGCGCCAGCAATGTCGCCTGCGTGCACAGCGACATGCTGTCGGCGCTGGACGGCGAGTTCGACCTGATCATTGCCAATCCGCCGTACCTGCTCGATCCCGACCAGCGCGCCTACCGCCACGGCGGCGGCGAGCTGGGCGCCGGTTTGTCGCTGCGCATCGTCGAGGCGGCGATCGCCCGGCTCGCGCCCGGCGGCACCTTGCTGCTGTACACCGGCGTGGCGATCGACAACGGCGAGGACCCGTTCCTGCGCCAGGCCGGCATCCTGCTGGAAGCGGCCCGCCTGTCGTGGAAGTACGAGGAAATCGATCCCGATGTGTTTGGCGAGGAACTCGATACGCCGGCCTACGCCGGCGTCGACCGCATCGCCGCCGTCATGCTGCTCGCCAGGAAAGGCGACGCGTGA
- a CDS encoding Mur ligase family protein yields MKVLRQRLLRGANLYSRFPCIAATISFDATDEPLADVAGAVARQLSLPSITPSSADIGELVARVALQLQRLCGHTLDFSHAEALAPGSARRRVVIQYELEHVAQRALAMALDIVGAAMRGEAYDTAGALAALRALAAGLALPPRIGELVGQARALGIPVLRASEHADLVQFGWGSRQWRFVDAPVADTPLLTNTIARDRLLTRALMVEANIDVPAGTTVNRLEDALRVGRRYDWQAVVKSRQVAGDDRQWRCTSEAELTAAFALVHAAGGDVVIDSFEDGPLAIVAVGQDGARHPSAEVRHLCAGAAAKLGLAEARVSVVESALGPLVTAIGGGHASADVVDAATRARRMLALPEQGRIPVIAVTGTNGKTTTTLMIAHAVRLAGLRTGHTTTQGIFIGDRMVGHGDCTGYWSHRTVLGSPDVDFAVLETARGGLLKRGLAFDACAVGVMLNVSDDHLGLDGVETVEDLARVKSTVIAGARTAVLNADDPHCVAARARLAPDAATIFFSMDPANITLLAHLAEGGCGVWLQDETIVLAEGAGGAVQPIIGAGAIPATVGGMARYNIANSLATTAALHAAGFSAAHIAAALASFVSDAATNPLRSNIFAVRDFHIVLDYAHNPAAYAALGDMARGMAGRTPGARVLGVVTSPGDRRDADLRRIGETCAAAFDELFVYESQARGRPAGEAAAVIGEGVRGAGGPASMQTFGGAAEALRGAYRQCGNGDVLVFACGTAVSTLIEGVRAIDPEGAAAIESQLGGGAA; encoded by the coding sequence ATGAAGGTATTACGGCAGCGATTGCTGCGTGGCGCCAATCTGTATAGCCGCTTTCCGTGCATCGCGGCGACCATTTCGTTCGATGCCACCGATGAGCCGCTGGCGGACGTCGCCGGCGCCGTGGCGCGGCAATTGTCGTTGCCTTCGATTACGCCGTCGAGCGCGGACATCGGGGAGCTGGTGGCGCGGGTCGCGTTGCAGTTGCAGCGCTTGTGCGGCCACACGCTCGATTTCTCTCACGCGGAGGCGCTGGCCCCCGGTTCCGCGCGGCGCCGCGTCGTGATCCAGTACGAACTGGAACACGTGGCGCAGCGGGCGTTGGCGATGGCGCTGGACATCGTCGGTGCGGCCATGCGTGGCGAAGCGTACGATACGGCCGGCGCGCTGGCCGCGCTGCGGGCGCTGGCGGCCGGTCTGGCGCTGCCGCCGCGTATCGGCGAACTGGTGGGCCAGGCGCGCGCGCTGGGTATTCCCGTGCTGCGCGCCAGCGAGCACGCCGATCTCGTCCAGTTTGGGTGGGGCAGCCGGCAGTGGCGCTTCGTCGACGCGCCGGTGGCCGACACCCCGCTGCTGACCAACACCATCGCGCGCGACCGCCTGCTGACGCGCGCGCTGATGGTCGAGGCCAATATCGACGTCCCGGCCGGCACCACCGTCAACCGGCTGGAGGACGCGTTGCGCGTCGGACGCCGTTACGACTGGCAGGCGGTGGTCAAGAGCCGCCAGGTCGCCGGCGACGACCGGCAATGGCGCTGCACCAGCGAGGCCGAACTGACGGCGGCGTTCGCGCTGGTGCACGCGGCCGGTGGCGATGTCGTCATCGACAGCTTTGAGGACGGCCCGCTCGCCATCGTCGCGGTCGGCCAGGACGGCGCCCGGCACCCGTCGGCGGAGGTGCGTCATCTGTGCGCCGGCGCGGCCGCCAAGCTGGGGCTCGCGGAGGCGCGGGTCAGCGTCGTCGAAAGCGCCTTGGGACCGCTGGTGACGGCGATCGGCGGCGGCCACGCGTCGGCCGATGTCGTCGATGCCGCCACGCGGGCGCGCCGGATGCTGGCGCTGCCGGAGCAGGGCCGCATCCCGGTGATCGCGGTGACCGGCACCAACGGCAAGACCACCACCACCCTGATGATCGCGCACGCCGTGCGGCTGGCGGGACTGCGTACCGGCCACACCACCACGCAGGGAATTTTCATCGGCGACCGGATGGTCGGTCACGGCGATTGCACCGGTTACTGGTCGCACCGCACCGTGCTCGGCTCTCCCGACGTCGACTTCGCCGTGCTCGAGACCGCGCGCGGCGGCCTGCTCAAGCGCGGCCTGGCGTTCGACGCCTGTGCCGTGGGCGTCATGCTCAACGTGTCGGACGACCACCTGGGCCTCGATGGCGTGGAGACTGTCGAGGACTTGGCGCGCGTCAAGTCGACGGTGATCGCCGGCGCGCGGACGGCAGTCCTCAACGCCGACGATCCGCACTGCGTGGCCGCGCGCGCGCGCCTGGCGCCGGACGCCGCGACCATCTTCTTTTCGATGGACCCGGCCAACATCACTCTGCTCGCGCATCTGGCCGAGGGTGGCTGCGGCGTGTGGCTGCAGGACGAGACCATCGTGCTGGCCGAGGGCGCCGGCGGCGCCGTTCAGCCGATCATCGGCGCGGGCGCGATTCCCGCCACCGTCGGCGGCATGGCCCGCTATAACATCGCCAACAGCCTGGCGACGACGGCGGCGTTGCACGCGGCCGGTTTCAGCGCCGCGCACATCGCAGCGGCGCTGGCCAGTTTCGTCTCCGACGCCGCGACCAACCCCCTGCGTTCGAATATTTTCGCGGTCCGCGACTTCCATATCGTGCTCGATTACGCGCATAATCCGGCCGCGTACGCCGCGTTGGGCGACATGGCGCGCGGCATGGCCGGGCGCACGCCGGGCGCGCGCGTGCTTGGCGTGGTGACGTCGCCGGGCGACCGGCGCGACGCCGACCTGCGCCGCATTGGCGAAACCTGCGCCGCCGCGTTCGACGAGTTGTTCGTCTACGAGTCGCAGGCCCGTGGCCGGCCGGCGGGCGAGGCGGCCGCCGTCATCGGCGAAGGCGTGCGCGGCGCCGGCGGGCCGGCAAGTATGCAAACGTTCGGCGGTGCCGCCGAGGCGCTGCGCGGCGCCTACCGCCAATGCGGCAACGGGGATGTGCTGGTGTTCGCCTGTGGCACCGCCGTCTCGACCTTGATCGAGGGCGTGCGCGCCATCGACCCCGAGGGCGCCGCCGCGATCGAGTCGCAACTGGGCGGCGGCGCGGCTTGA
- a CDS encoding EAL domain-containing protein, translating to MDEHELRSRMAIDAAGMAIWDATVVNGRAVEGTILWSARGAAMIGLPGQETQQPFRRFLAMVHEDDREALLETMQSTIDARGEYQVGYRLHSADGALRWLRAQAKILCDDQGTPVRTLGLIWDVSAMVEQQRVAQERERMAEVTLDCIGDGVITTDQYGTTRYLNGAAERLTGWTRARAAGRDISEVLPLIDEVGGRPIEHAVYKCLLKREAIGLSAHAMMVTRDGRRIAVEDTAAPIRQTNGNMLGAVLVFRDVTHQRALSSQLSWHASHDVLTGLCNRREFERHIAHALHVSKHDDHTHALLYIDLDRFKLVNDTAGHAAGDALLQILANLLQEKMRDSDVLARLGGDELGVLLGYCKFDQARLIAEEIRQLVKEFRFVWDEHSFEIGASIGMVEISADSKSVSDLLVAADEACYMAKDQGRNRIHVYSESDATLARRHTEMMWVPRLNDALQHDRFTLYAMPIAGLQGNQQPHEEILLRLKDDAGEVIRPDRFIPAAERYHMMPMLDRWVIRAVCRHIAGSQAAGAAGNDTRPLFAVNLSGPSMNDDKLHQFIIDQFVDHGVDPARICFEITETAAIRNLPKAQELMARLKLLGCRFSLDDFGSGLSSFGYLKSLPVDFLKIDGSFIRGIADNPVHRAMVEAIHKVGQVIGIQTIAEYVEDTVTLDVIGSIGIDFAQGYAVGRERALHG from the coding sequence ATGGATGAGCATGAATTGCGGTCGCGCATGGCGATCGACGCGGCCGGCATGGCCATCTGGGACGCCACCGTCGTTAATGGGCGGGCCGTCGAAGGCACCATTTTGTGGTCGGCGCGCGGCGCCGCCATGATCGGCCTGCCCGGGCAAGAGACCCAACAGCCGTTCCGGCGGTTCCTGGCGATGGTGCACGAGGACGACCGCGAGGCGTTGCTCGAGACCATGCAAAGCACGATCGACGCGCGCGGCGAGTACCAGGTCGGCTACCGCCTGCACTCGGCCGATGGCGCGCTGCGCTGGCTGCGCGCCCAGGCAAAGATATTATGCGATGACCAGGGCACGCCGGTGCGCACGCTTGGCCTGATCTGGGACGTGAGCGCCATGGTCGAGCAACAACGCGTCGCCCAGGAGCGCGAACGCATGGCCGAGGTGACCCTCGATTGCATCGGCGACGGCGTCATCACCACCGATCAATACGGCACCACCCGCTATCTCAATGGCGCGGCCGAGCGGCTGACCGGCTGGACGCGCGCGCGCGCCGCCGGCCGCGACATCAGCGAGGTGCTGCCGCTCATCGACGAGGTCGGCGGCCGGCCCATCGAGCACGCCGTCTACAAATGCCTGCTCAAACGCGAGGCCATCGGCCTGTCGGCGCACGCGATGATGGTCACGCGCGACGGCCGCCGCATCGCCGTCGAGGACACGGCCGCGCCGATCCGCCAGACCAACGGCAACATGCTGGGGGCGGTGCTGGTGTTCCGCGACGTCACCCACCAGCGCGCCCTGTCGAGCCAGCTGTCCTGGCACGCCAGCCACGACGTGCTGACCGGCCTGTGCAACCGTCGCGAGTTCGAGCGGCACATCGCCCACGCGCTGCATGTGTCCAAACATGACGACCACACGCACGCGCTGCTGTATATCGACCTCGACCGGTTCAAGCTGGTCAACGACACGGCCGGCCACGCCGCCGGTGACGCGCTGCTGCAAATCCTGGCCAACCTGCTGCAGGAGAAAATGCGCGACAGCGACGTGCTGGCGCGCCTCGGCGGCGACGAGCTCGGCGTACTGCTCGGCTACTGCAAGTTCGACCAGGCGCGCCTGATCGCCGAGGAGATCCGCCAGCTGGTCAAGGAGTTCCGCTTCGTTTGGGACGAGCACAGCTTCGAGATCGGCGCCAGCATCGGCATGGTCGAGATCAGCGCCGACAGCAAGTCCGTCAGCGATTTGCTGGTGGCGGCCGACGAGGCCTGCTACATGGCCAAGGACCAGGGCCGCAACCGGATCCACGTCTACTCCGAGAGCGACGCGACGCTGGCGCGGCGGCACACCGAAATGATGTGGGTGCCGCGCCTGAACGACGCCTTGCAGCATGACCGGTTCACGCTGTACGCCATGCCGATCGCCGGCCTGCAGGGCAATCAGCAGCCGCACGAGGAAATCCTGTTGCGGCTCAAGGACGACGCCGGGGAGGTGATCCGGCCCGACCGCTTCATCCCGGCCGCCGAGCGCTACCACATGATGCCGATGCTGGACCGCTGGGTCATCCGCGCGGTGTGCCGGCATATCGCCGGGTCGCAGGCGGCCGGCGCGGCGGGCAATGACACGCGGCCGCTGTTCGCGGTCAACCTGTCCGGGCCGTCGATGAACGACGACAAGCTGCATCAATTCATCATCGACCAGTTCGTCGACCACGGGGTCGATCCAGCCCGAATCTGCTTCGAGATCACCGAGACGGCGGCGATCCGCAATCTGCCCAAGGCACAGGAGCTGATGGCGCGGCTCAAACTGCTCGGTTGCCGGTTTTCACTGGACGACTTCGGCAGCGGCCTGTCGTCGTTCGGCTATCTGAAATCGCTGCCGGTCGACTTTCTGAAAATCGACGGCTCCTTCATCCGCGGCATCGCCGACAACCCGGTGCACCGGGCGATGGTGGAGGCGATCCACAAGGTCGGCCAGGTGATCGGCATCCAGACCATCGCCGAGTACGTCGAGGACACGGTGACCCTGGATGTGATCGGCAGCATCGGCATCGACTTCGCGCAAGGCTACGCGGTCGGCCGCGAACGCGCCCTGCACGGCTGA
- a CDS encoding ATP-binding protein, whose amino-acid sequence MGQQVTAGTGATEVADDLSWLSGGGEMGQLIRSMDWSATALGPLSGWPQSLRTSVSLCLSSTFPILVAWGPDDIQIYNDAYRPICGAKHPEAMGAPFKICWATALPVVGDAFDRAHTGEGVYIRDQRMFLDRYGYLEEAFMTFSFSPIRVESGNVGGIFHPITESTAQVLNARRTQNLRDLTGRIARSRTIAELAGLMESDGETMALDVPFMLLYELADAGTEAGGATLRLRGRTGLPADSALAPVEVDAHDGAGWDFAAALAAAEGRHVDDLARRFGAFDCAPYPEPPAGAMVLPLYVAGSDTPYGMLVAGVSARRALDDDYRNFYELLRAAFNTAIGNVLAYEQEQRRAAALAEIDKAKTAFFSNVSHEFRTPLTLILGPLEDALADAGEPLPPRQRERIDVTNRNALRLLKLVNSLLDFSRIEAGRVQARYAPVDLARLTANLASVFTAAMDKAGLAYHVETPALEAPVYVDLDMWEKIVFNLLSNAFKFTLSGAVTLTLAPGADGRTARLTVRDTGSGIPAAELPRVFERFHRVEGVQGRSYEGTGIGLALIQELVRLHGGSIGVESEVGVGTAFHVEIPLGAAHLPPQYVVALPDRDDDARMGAAFVEEALRWLPDEQAAANADAAAGGDASPVTAPASAAAQRARILVADDNQDMRGYVRLLLEREYSVETCADGEAAMEAILRDPPDLLLSDVMMPRLDGFGLMRRIREHPAVAGLPIILLSARAGQEAKIEGLEAGADDYLVKPFAANELLARIRNHIELARERRQATIELRQREEYFRSLVNASPAMIWTADAHGHRDFLSQRWSDYTGRSLQEDLGRGWLELIHADDAVRVDEAYGAAFGKGAPFSIDFRLRDRHGAFRWMIDAGAPRFDQDGKLLGHIGTLVDVHERRLLQDRFANVTRASGIGVWYADAPLSLMQPNAQLRAQFGLPAEGPVPMEQFYLRVHHEDRARVEGDFHSAMIEGVAYDDEFRIALTTAPAAGPASARWIRMIAWCQRTEGQGGGVAHFDGVTLDVSDQKSGEHELRAMTAELSQANQAQREFLVTLAHELRNPLAPIRSGLEMMRAHDLARDEFDRVRAMMERQVGHLVHLVDDLLDLARIARGKEVLVHSLVELDKVVRGAVEISMPLIDAKGHRLLVSAPSNAPPVWLDAHRVAQVIGNLLNNAAKYTPDGGTIELMAVVEAGELTVTVRDDGIGIPPESLPTVFDMFTQVPGSEGQAQGGLGIGLNLVRRLVELHGGEVGAHSEGAGRGSAFTLRLPVTPSLAAEAMALSAPGPQSAPAARRIDEASASRLRVLVVDDNVDAAETLTALLEFKGHTVGVAHDGPQALAAARSLSPQVVFLDIGLPGMSGYEVARQLRATPGLDGVTLIALTGWGTDADRLKTDAAGFDHHLTKPVSFDEILRMLTELECKQDK is encoded by the coding sequence ATGGGGCAGCAGGTGACGGCGGGGACCGGTGCGACGGAGGTGGCGGACGACCTGAGCTGGCTGTCCGGCGGCGGCGAGATGGGACAACTGATCCGTTCGATGGACTGGTCCGCGACCGCGCTGGGGCCGCTCTCGGGCTGGCCGCAAAGCCTGCGCACCTCGGTCAGCCTGTGCCTGTCGTCGACCTTCCCGATCCTGGTGGCCTGGGGACCCGACGACATTCAGATCTACAACGACGCCTACCGCCCCATCTGCGGCGCCAAGCACCCGGAGGCGATGGGCGCGCCGTTCAAGATCTGCTGGGCCACGGCGCTGCCGGTGGTCGGCGACGCCTTCGACCGCGCCCACACCGGCGAGGGCGTCTACATCCGCGACCAGCGCATGTTCCTGGACCGCTACGGCTACCTGGAAGAAGCGTTCATGACGTTCTCGTTTTCGCCGATCCGGGTCGAGTCGGGCAACGTCGGCGGCATTTTCCATCCGATCACCGAATCGACCGCGCAGGTGCTCAACGCCCGCCGCACGCAGAACCTGCGCGACCTGACGGGGCGCATCGCCCGCTCGCGCACCATCGCCGAGCTGGCGGGGCTGATGGAATCGGACGGCGAGACGATGGCGCTGGACGTGCCGTTCATGCTGCTGTACGAGCTGGCGGACGCCGGGACGGAGGCGGGCGGCGCCACCTTGCGCCTGCGCGGACGCACCGGCCTGCCCGCCGACAGCGCGCTGGCGCCGGTCGAGGTGGATGCGCATGACGGCGCCGGGTGGGATTTCGCCGCCGCGCTGGCGGCGGCCGAGGGGCGCCATGTCGACGACCTGGCGCGCCGTTTCGGCGCCTTCGACTGCGCGCCGTATCCGGAGCCGCCGGCCGGCGCCATGGTATTGCCGCTGTACGTGGCCGGCAGCGACACGCCCTACGGCATGCTGGTGGCCGGCGTCAGCGCCCGGCGCGCGCTCGACGACGACTACCGCAATTTCTACGAGCTGCTGCGCGCGGCTTTCAACACCGCCATCGGCAACGTGCTGGCCTACGAGCAGGAACAGCGCCGCGCCGCCGCGCTGGCCGAGATCGACAAGGCCAAGACGGCCTTCTTCTCCAACGTCTCGCACGAATTCCGCACGCCGCTGACCTTGATCCTGGGACCGCTGGAGGACGCGCTGGCCGACGCCGGCGAGCCGCTGCCGCCACGCCAGCGCGAGCGTATCGACGTCACCAACCGCAACGCGCTGCGCCTGCTCAAGCTGGTCAACTCGCTGCTGGACTTCTCGCGCATCGAGGCCGGCCGGGTGCAGGCCCGCTACGCCCCGGTCGACCTGGCGCGGCTGACGGCCAACCTGGCCAGCGTGTTCACCGCCGCGATGGACAAGGCCGGCCTGGCCTACCACGTCGAGACGCCCGCGCTGGAGGCGCCGGTCTACGTCGATCTCGACATGTGGGAAAAGATCGTCTTCAACCTGCTGTCGAACGCTTTCAAGTTCACCTTGTCGGGCGCCGTCACGCTGACCCTGGCGCCCGGCGCCGACGGCCGCACGGCGCGCCTGACGGTGCGCGACACGGGCAGCGGCATTCCGGCGGCCGAGCTGCCCAGGGTGTTCGAGCGCTTCCACCGCGTCGAAGGCGTGCAGGGCCGCAGCTACGAAGGCACCGGCATCGGCCTGGCGCTGATCCAGGAACTGGTGCGCCTGCACGGCGGCAGCATCGGCGTCGAGAGCGAGGTCGGTGTCGGCACCGCCTTCCACGTCGAGATTCCGTTGGGCGCCGCGCACCTGCCGCCGCAGTACGTGGTGGCGCTGCCGGACCGCGACGACGACGCGCGCATGGGCGCCGCCTTCGTCGAGGAGGCGCTGCGCTGGCTGCCGGACGAGCAGGCGGCGGCCAACGCCGATGCGGCCGCCGGCGGCGACGCGTCGCCTGTCACGGCGCCCGCGTCCGCCGCGGCGCAACGCGCGCGCATCCTGGTCGCCGACGACAACCAAGACATGCGCGGCTACGTGCGCTTGCTGCTGGAGCGCGAGTACAGCGTCGAGACCTGCGCCGACGGCGAGGCGGCGATGGAGGCCATCCTGCGCGATCCGCCCGACCTGCTGTTGAGCGACGTGATGATGCCGCGCCTGGACGGCTTCGGCCTGATGCGGCGCATCCGCGAGCACCCGGCGGTGGCCGGCCTGCCGATCATCCTGCTGTCGGCGCGCGCCGGCCAGGAGGCCAAGATCGAGGGGTTGGAGGCGGGCGCCGACGATTACCTGGTCAAGCCGTTCGCCGCCAACGAGCTGCTGGCGCGCATCCGCAACCACATCGAGCTGGCGCGCGAGCGGCGCCAGGCCACCATCGAGTTGCGCCAGCGCGAGGAGTATTTCCGCTCGCTGGTCAACGCCTCGCCGGCGATGATCTGGACCGCCGACGCCCACGGCCACCGCGATTTCCTCAGCCAGCGCTGGTCCGACTACACCGGCCGTTCGCTGCAGGAGGACCTGGGGCGCGGCTGGCTGGAGCTGATCCACGCCGACGACGCCGTCCGGGTCGACGAGGCCTACGGCGCCGCCTTCGGCAAGGGCGCGCCGTTTTCGATCGATTTCCGCCTGCGGGACCGCCACGGCGCCTTCCGCTGGATGATCGACGCCGGCGCGCCGCGCTTCGACCAGGACGGCAAACTGCTCGGCCATATCGGCACGCTGGTCGACGTCCACGAGCGGCGCCTGCTGCAGGACCGCTTCGCCAACGTCACGCGCGCCAGCGGCATCGGCGTCTGGTACGCCGACGCGCCGCTGTCGCTGATGCAGCCCAACGCCCAGCTGCGCGCGCAATTCGGCCTGCCGGCCGAGGGGCCGGTGCCGATGGAGCAGTTCTATCTGCGGGTGCACCACGAGGACCGCGCCCGCGTCGAGGGCGACTTCCACAGCGCGATGATCGAGGGCGTGGCCTATGACGACGAGTTCCGGATCGCGTTGACCACCGCGCCTGCGGCAGGACCGGCGTCGGCGCGCTGGATACGCATGATCGCCTGGTGCCAGCGCACCGAGGGGCAGGGCGGCGGCGTGGCCCACTTCGACGGCGTCACCCTGGATGTCTCGGACCAGAAGAGCGGCGAGCACGAGTTGCGCGCGATGACGGCCGAGCTGTCGCAGGCCAACCAGGCGCAGCGCGAATTCCTGGTCACCCTGGCGCACGAGCTGCGCAACCCGCTGGCGCCCATCCGCAGCGGGCTGGAAATGATGCGCGCGCACGACCTGGCGCGCGACGAGTTTGATCGCGTGCGGGCGATGATGGAGCGCCAGGTCGGCCACCTGGTGCATCTGGTGGACGATTTGCTGGACCTGGCGCGCATTGCCCGGGGCAAGGAGGTGCTGGTGCACAGCCTGGTGGAGCTGGACAAGGTGGTGCGCGGCGCGGTCGAGATCAGCATGCCGCTGATCGACGCCAAGGGCCACCGCTTGCTGGTGTCGGCGCCGTCGAACGCGCCGCCGGTGTGGCTGGACGCGCACCGCGTCGCTCAGGTGATCGGCAACCTGCTCAACAACGCCGCCAAGTACACGCCGGACGGCGGCACGATCGAGCTGATGGCGGTGGTCGAGGCCGGCGAATTGACAGTGACCGTGCGCGACGACGGCATCGGCATCCCGCCCGAGTCCTTGCCGACCGTGTTCGACATGTTCACCCAGGTGCCCGGCAGCGAGGGCCAGGCGCAGGGCGGGCTGGGCATCGGCCTGAACCTGGTGCGCCGGCTGGTCGAGCTGCACGGCGGCGAGGTCGGCGCGCACAGCGAGGGCGCGGGGCGGGGCAGCGCCTTCACCCTGCGCCTGCCGGTGACGCCGTCGCTGGCGGCCGAGGCGATGGCCTTGTCGGCGCCCGGGCCCCAGTCCGCGCCGGCGGCCAGGCGGATCGACGAGGCGTCCGCCAGCCGCCTGCGGGTGCTGGTGGTCGACGACAACGTCGACGCCGCCGAAACCCTGACCGCCTTGCTGGAGTTCAAAGGCCACACGGTGGGCGTGGCGCACGACGGCCCGCAAGCGTTGGCTGCGGCGCGGTCGTTGTCGCCGCAGGTGGTGTTCCTCGATATCGGCTTGCCGGGCATGAGCGGTTACGAGGTCGCGCGGCAGTTGCGGGCGACGCCGGGGCTCGACGGCGTGACCTTGATCGCGCTGACCGGCTGGGGCACGGACGCCGACCGCCTCAAAACCGACGCGGCCGGGTTCGATCACCACCTGACCAAGCCGGTCAGTTTCGACGAGATCTTGCGCATGTTGACCGAGCTGGAGTGCAAGCAGGATAAATGA